One Nematostella vectensis chromosome 10, jaNemVect1.1, whole genome shotgun sequence genomic window carries:
- the LOC5519145 gene encoding membrane-associated progesterone receptor component 2: MGFESAVSSILNFLSSLSSPIQIVLLIVLVFVIRRILKAKFDKVPEEPPPKRLEPFKKRDFTLDELKEYDGLKSPYVLMAVNGKVFDVTRGKDFYGPGGPYSNFAGHDASRGLATFSLGPEAIKDEYDDLSDLNGMQQDSLREWEQQFDEKYDLVGRLLKPGEKHQQYETEEETEEEDGKGGKKDN; encoded by the exons ATGGGTTTCGAGTCGGCCGTCAGTTCAATACTAAATTTCCTCTCTTCCCTTTCTTCACCTATACAAATAGTACTGCTGATTGTCTTAGTATTTGTTATAAGAAGGATCCTCAAGGCAAAATTCGACAAAGTACCCGAAGAGCCCCCACCAAAGCGGCTAGAACCTTTCAAGAAACGCGACTTTACTTTGGACGAACTAAAAGAGTATGATGGACTTAAATCACCGTATGTTTTGATGGCCGTAAATGGAAAAGTATTTGATGTTACCAGAGGAAAAGACTTTTACGGTCCAG GGGGGCCATATAGCAACTTTGCTGGACATGATGCGAGCAGGGGATTGGCAACATTTTCTTTAGGACCAGAGGCGATAAAAGATGAATACGATGACTTATCTGACTTGAATGGGATGCAGCAAGACTCCTTGCGTGAATGGGAACAGCAGTTTGATGAGAAGTATGACTTGGTAGGAAGACTTTTAAAACCTGGGGAGAAACACCAACAGTATGAAACAGAAGAAGAGACGGAGGAAGAAGATGGCAAAGGGGGAAAAAAAGACAACTAG
- the LOC5519150 gene encoding UDP-N-acetylglucosamine--peptide N-acetylglucosaminyltransferase 110 kDa subunit isoform X2 produces the protein MKYWSENPNYTATLAELAHREYQSGNYDRAEQICMQLWRREPDNTGVLLLLSSIHFQCRRLDRSAHFSTLAIKQNPMLAEAYSNLGNVFKERGQLKDALANYRHAVKLKPDFIDGYINLAAALVAAGDLEGAVHAYATALQYNPDLYCVRSDLGNLLKALGRLEEAKACYLKAIETQPSFAVAWSNLGCVFNAQGEIWLAIHHFEKAVQLDPNFLDAYINLGNVLKEARIFDRAVAAYLRALNLSPNHAVVHGNLACVYYEQGLIDLAVDTYRRAIELQPNFPDAYCNLANALKEQGKVSEAEECYNTALQLSPTHADSLNNLANIKREQGKIEESIRLYCKALEIFPEFAAAHSNLASVLQQQGKLQEALLHYKEAIRIHPTFADAFSNMGNLLKEMQDIQGAIQCYSRAIQINPAFADAHSNLASVHKDSGNIPEAIQSYRTALKLKPSFPDAYCNLAHCLQIICDWTDYDNRMKKLVNIVAEQLEHNRLPSVHPHHSMLYPLTHEFRRAIANRHGNLCVEKVALLHKAPFVYPKDLHLSGGRLRIGYVSSDFGNHPTSHLMQSIPGFHDRTRVEVFCYALTADDNTSFRKKISREAEHFTDLSSVACHGEAADRIHADGIHILVNMNGYTKGARNEIFALRPAAIQAMWLGYPGTSGAPYMDYIITDKTTSPLEHADQYSEKLAYMPNTFFVGDHKQMFPHLMQNLRTPSNEANLDPTHNGVVQQHIQTRVLNGESDLNFVKKITALVEEKKEEYSGCKDSGERIPLTMPLTCRSQYGLPEDAFVYCNFNQLYKIDPKTLKTWANILRRVPNSVLWLLKFPAVGESNIKAEVSSMGLSQDRVIFSPVAPKEEHVRRGQLADVCLDTPLCNGHTTCMDVLWAGCPVVTLPLDTLASRVASSQLNALGCSELIADSRGDYEEIAVRLGNDKGHFEKIRRKVWRNRFTSPLFNTRQYTHDLEDLFFAMWRRCEKGGEVDHITDYSKS, from the exons ATGAAATATTGGTCGGAAAACCCGAATTATACTG CCACTCTCGCCGAGTTAGCACACCGAGAATACCAGTCGGGAAATTACGACAGAGCGGAGCAGATATGTATGCAGTTATGGCGAAGGGAACCCGACAACACTGGAGTACTTCTGCTACTTTCTTCGATCCACTTCCAATGTCGACGATTAGACAG GTCGGCGCATTTTAGCACGTTAGCCATCAAACAAAACCCAATGTTGGCCGAGGCTTACTCCAATCTTGGCAACGTCTTCAAAGAGAGGGGTCAACTAAAGGACGCGTTGGCAAACTATAGACACGCCGTTAAACTAAAGCCGGATTTTATAGATGGTTATATTAATCTAGCTGCTGCTTTGGTAGCGGCTGGTGATCTAGAAGGCGCAGTGCACGCATATGCGACCGCTCTACAGTATAACCCG GACCTCTACTGTGTAAGAAGTGATTTGGGTAATCTGCTAAAAGCTCTTGGTCGGCTTGAGGAGGCTAAG GCATGCTACCTCAAAGCCATTGAGACCCAGCCTAGCTTTGCTGTTGCCTGGAGCAACCTGGGATGTGTATTCAACGCTCAAGGAGAGATCTGGCTGGCAATACACCACTTTGAAAAG GCTGTACAACTGGATCCAAACTTCTTAGATGCTTATATAAATCTTGGAAATGTTCTCAAAGAGGCTAGAATATTTGATAG GGCTGTTGCTGCATATTTACGTGCACTCAACCTCAGTCCAAACCATGCCGTTGTGCACGGGAACCTAGCATGTGTCTACTATGAACAAGG ATTAATTGATTTAGCTGTTGATACTTATCGCCGTGCGATTGAGCTACAACCTAACTTCCCAGATGCTTATTGTAACCTTGCGAATGCCCTCAAGGAACAAGGAAAg GTATCTGAGGCAGAAGAATGCTATAACACAGCTTTACAGCTTAGCCCAACCCATGCAGACTCTCTTAACAACCTAGCAAACATCAAACGAGAGCAGGGCAAGATCGAGGAATCCATCCGGCTATACTGCAAAGCTCTTGAG ATCTTCCCTGAATTTGCAGCGGCACATTCCAACCTAGCAAGTGTGCTTCAACAACAGGGCAAACTTCAAGAGGCTTTGCTTCATTACAAAGAGGCCATAAG AATCCACCCCACTTTTGCCGATGCATTTTCCAACATGGGCAACCTTCTGAAGGAGATGCAGGACATCCAGGGAGCCATCCAATGTTACTCCCGTGCAATCCAGATTAACCCTGCATTTGCTGATGCACACAGCAACTTGGCATCGGTTCACAAG GATTCTGGCAACATTCCTGAGGCCATTCAATCATACCGCACTGCTTTAAAGCTGAAGCCTAGCTTCCCTGATGCATACTGCAACCTTGCACACTGCCTTCAGATCATATGCGACTGGACAGACTATGACAACAGGATGAAGAAACTGGTGAACATTGTGGCAGAGCAGCTAGAACACAATCGATTACCTTCAGTGCACCCCCACCACAGCATGCTTTATCCACTGACTCACGAGTTCCGTAGGGCCATTGCAAACAGGCATGGTAACTTGTGCGTAGAGAAG GTTGCATTGCTTCACAAGGCCCCATTTGTCTACCCCAAGGACCTCCACTTGTCCGGGGGACGCTTGCGCATCGGTTACGTGTCAAGCGACTTCGGTAATCACCCCACATCTCATCTGATGCAGAGCATCCCAGGATTCCATGACCGTACTCGAGTAGAG GTATTCTGCTACGCCCTAACTGCTGATGACAACACAAGCTTCCGTAAGAAGATTTCCCGCGAAGCAGAGCACTTCACAGACCTCTCATCAGTTGCCTGCCACGGAGAAGCCGCCGACCGCATCCACGCCGACGGCATCCACATTCTAGTCAACATGAATGGCTACACCAAGGGTGCACGCAACGAGATCTTCGCGCTTCGGCCAGCGGCCATCCAAGCCATGTGGCTGGGGTACCCAGGCACCAGTGGCGCTCCTTACATGGACTACATCATCACGGATAAGACGACGTCCCCGCTAGAGCATGCTGACCAATACTCAGAGAAACTGGCTTATATGCCCAACACTTTCTTCGTCGGAGATCACAAGCAGATGTTCCCGCACCTGATGCAGAACCTACGAACACCATCCAACGAGGCGAACCTAGACCCCACCCACAACGGCGTAGTGCAACAGCACATTCAGACCAGAGTGCTCAACGGCGAGAGCGACCTGAACTTTGTGAAGAAAATCACCGCGCTGGTGGAGGAGAAGAAAGAGGAGTACTCCGGCTGCAAGGATAGCGGGGAAAGGATACCCCTCACCATGCCCTTGACATGCCGCTCCCAATATGGCCTCCCGGAGGATGCCTTCGTCTACTGTAACTTCAACCAGTTGTACAAGATCGACCCCAAGACGCTCAAGACCTGGGCTAACATCCTGAGAAGAGTCCCTAACTCTGTGCTTTGGCTACTCAAGTTCCCTGCCGTGGGCGAGAGCAACATCAAGGCCGAGGTGTCTTCCATGGGGCTGTCCCAGGACAGGGTCATCTTTTCGCCCGTCGCGCCCAAGGAGGAGCATGTCCGAAGGGGTCAGCTTGCGGACGTGTGTCTAGACACGCCCTTGTGTAACGGTCACACCACGTGCATGGACGTGCTATGGGCGGGATGTCCCGTAGTCACCCTGCCGCTTGACACGCTCGCCTCCAGGGTCGCTTCCTCGCAGCTGAACGCGCTCGGGTGTAGCGAGCTGATCGCGGATTCACGCGGCGACTACGAGGAGATCGCAGTACGACTCGGCAACGACAAGGGACA CTTCGAGAAAATCCGCCGCAAAGTATGGAGAAATCGGTTTACGAGTCCGCTGTTCAACACGCGACAGTACACGCACGACCTCGAGGATTTGTTCTTCGCTATGTGGCGGCGATGTGAGAAGGGAGGGGAAGTTGACCATATCACGGACTACTCAAAATCATAA
- the LOC5519150 gene encoding UDP-N-acetylglucosamine--peptide N-acetylglucosaminyltransferase 110 kDa subunit isoform X1, translating to MVMGTAILDDSSTLAELAHREYQSGNYDRAEQICMQLWRREPDNTGVLLLLSSIHFQCRRLDRSAHFSTLAIKQNPMLAEAYSNLGNVFKERGQLKDALANYRHAVKLKPDFIDGYINLAAALVAAGDLEGAVHAYATALQYNPDLYCVRSDLGNLLKALGRLEEAKACYLKAIETQPSFAVAWSNLGCVFNAQGEIWLAIHHFEKAVQLDPNFLDAYINLGNVLKEARIFDRAVAAYLRALNLSPNHAVVHGNLACVYYEQGLIDLAVDTYRRAIELQPNFPDAYCNLANALKEQGKVSEAEECYNTALQLSPTHADSLNNLANIKREQGKIEESIRLYCKALEIFPEFAAAHSNLASVLQQQGKLQEALLHYKEAIRIHPTFADAFSNMGNLLKEMQDIQGAIQCYSRAIQINPAFADAHSNLASVHKDSGNIPEAIQSYRTALKLKPSFPDAYCNLAHCLQIICDWTDYDNRMKKLVNIVAEQLEHNRLPSVHPHHSMLYPLTHEFRRAIANRHGNLCVEKVALLHKAPFVYPKDLHLSGGRLRIGYVSSDFGNHPTSHLMQSIPGFHDRTRVEVFCYALTADDNTSFRKKISREAEHFTDLSSVACHGEAADRIHADGIHILVNMNGYTKGARNEIFALRPAAIQAMWLGYPGTSGAPYMDYIITDKTTSPLEHADQYSEKLAYMPNTFFVGDHKQMFPHLMQNLRTPSNEANLDPTHNGVVQQHIQTRVLNGESDLNFVKKITALVEEKKEEYSGCKDSGERIPLTMPLTCRSQYGLPEDAFVYCNFNQLYKIDPKTLKTWANILRRVPNSVLWLLKFPAVGESNIKAEVSSMGLSQDRVIFSPVAPKEEHVRRGQLADVCLDTPLCNGHTTCMDVLWAGCPVVTLPLDTLASRVASSQLNALGCSELIADSRGDYEEIAVRLGNDKGHFEKIRRKVWRNRFTSPLFNTRQYTHDLEDLFFAMWRRCEKGGEVDHITDYSKS from the exons ATGGTCATGGGAACGGCCATTCTGGATGACTCAT CCACTCTCGCCGAGTTAGCACACCGAGAATACCAGTCGGGAAATTACGACAGAGCGGAGCAGATATGTATGCAGTTATGGCGAAGGGAACCCGACAACACTGGAGTACTTCTGCTACTTTCTTCGATCCACTTCCAATGTCGACGATTAGACAG GTCGGCGCATTTTAGCACGTTAGCCATCAAACAAAACCCAATGTTGGCCGAGGCTTACTCCAATCTTGGCAACGTCTTCAAAGAGAGGGGTCAACTAAAGGACGCGTTGGCAAACTATAGACACGCCGTTAAACTAAAGCCGGATTTTATAGATGGTTATATTAATCTAGCTGCTGCTTTGGTAGCGGCTGGTGATCTAGAAGGCGCAGTGCACGCATATGCGACCGCTCTACAGTATAACCCG GACCTCTACTGTGTAAGAAGTGATTTGGGTAATCTGCTAAAAGCTCTTGGTCGGCTTGAGGAGGCTAAG GCATGCTACCTCAAAGCCATTGAGACCCAGCCTAGCTTTGCTGTTGCCTGGAGCAACCTGGGATGTGTATTCAACGCTCAAGGAGAGATCTGGCTGGCAATACACCACTTTGAAAAG GCTGTACAACTGGATCCAAACTTCTTAGATGCTTATATAAATCTTGGAAATGTTCTCAAAGAGGCTAGAATATTTGATAG GGCTGTTGCTGCATATTTACGTGCACTCAACCTCAGTCCAAACCATGCCGTTGTGCACGGGAACCTAGCATGTGTCTACTATGAACAAGG ATTAATTGATTTAGCTGTTGATACTTATCGCCGTGCGATTGAGCTACAACCTAACTTCCCAGATGCTTATTGTAACCTTGCGAATGCCCTCAAGGAACAAGGAAAg GTATCTGAGGCAGAAGAATGCTATAACACAGCTTTACAGCTTAGCCCAACCCATGCAGACTCTCTTAACAACCTAGCAAACATCAAACGAGAGCAGGGCAAGATCGAGGAATCCATCCGGCTATACTGCAAAGCTCTTGAG ATCTTCCCTGAATTTGCAGCGGCACATTCCAACCTAGCAAGTGTGCTTCAACAACAGGGCAAACTTCAAGAGGCTTTGCTTCATTACAAAGAGGCCATAAG AATCCACCCCACTTTTGCCGATGCATTTTCCAACATGGGCAACCTTCTGAAGGAGATGCAGGACATCCAGGGAGCCATCCAATGTTACTCCCGTGCAATCCAGATTAACCCTGCATTTGCTGATGCACACAGCAACTTGGCATCGGTTCACAAG GATTCTGGCAACATTCCTGAGGCCATTCAATCATACCGCACTGCTTTAAAGCTGAAGCCTAGCTTCCCTGATGCATACTGCAACCTTGCACACTGCCTTCAGATCATATGCGACTGGACAGACTATGACAACAGGATGAAGAAACTGGTGAACATTGTGGCAGAGCAGCTAGAACACAATCGATTACCTTCAGTGCACCCCCACCACAGCATGCTTTATCCACTGACTCACGAGTTCCGTAGGGCCATTGCAAACAGGCATGGTAACTTGTGCGTAGAGAAG GTTGCATTGCTTCACAAGGCCCCATTTGTCTACCCCAAGGACCTCCACTTGTCCGGGGGACGCTTGCGCATCGGTTACGTGTCAAGCGACTTCGGTAATCACCCCACATCTCATCTGATGCAGAGCATCCCAGGATTCCATGACCGTACTCGAGTAGAG GTATTCTGCTACGCCCTAACTGCTGATGACAACACAAGCTTCCGTAAGAAGATTTCCCGCGAAGCAGAGCACTTCACAGACCTCTCATCAGTTGCCTGCCACGGAGAAGCCGCCGACCGCATCCACGCCGACGGCATCCACATTCTAGTCAACATGAATGGCTACACCAAGGGTGCACGCAACGAGATCTTCGCGCTTCGGCCAGCGGCCATCCAAGCCATGTGGCTGGGGTACCCAGGCACCAGTGGCGCTCCTTACATGGACTACATCATCACGGATAAGACGACGTCCCCGCTAGAGCATGCTGACCAATACTCAGAGAAACTGGCTTATATGCCCAACACTTTCTTCGTCGGAGATCACAAGCAGATGTTCCCGCACCTGATGCAGAACCTACGAACACCATCCAACGAGGCGAACCTAGACCCCACCCACAACGGCGTAGTGCAACAGCACATTCAGACCAGAGTGCTCAACGGCGAGAGCGACCTGAACTTTGTGAAGAAAATCACCGCGCTGGTGGAGGAGAAGAAAGAGGAGTACTCCGGCTGCAAGGATAGCGGGGAAAGGATACCCCTCACCATGCCCTTGACATGCCGCTCCCAATATGGCCTCCCGGAGGATGCCTTCGTCTACTGTAACTTCAACCAGTTGTACAAGATCGACCCCAAGACGCTCAAGACCTGGGCTAACATCCTGAGAAGAGTCCCTAACTCTGTGCTTTGGCTACTCAAGTTCCCTGCCGTGGGCGAGAGCAACATCAAGGCCGAGGTGTCTTCCATGGGGCTGTCCCAGGACAGGGTCATCTTTTCGCCCGTCGCGCCCAAGGAGGAGCATGTCCGAAGGGGTCAGCTTGCGGACGTGTGTCTAGACACGCCCTTGTGTAACGGTCACACCACGTGCATGGACGTGCTATGGGCGGGATGTCCCGTAGTCACCCTGCCGCTTGACACGCTCGCCTCCAGGGTCGCTTCCTCGCAGCTGAACGCGCTCGGGTGTAGCGAGCTGATCGCGGATTCACGCGGCGACTACGAGGAGATCGCAGTACGACTCGGCAACGACAAGGGACA CTTCGAGAAAATCCGCCGCAAAGTATGGAGAAATCGGTTTACGAGTCCGCTGTTCAACACGCGACAGTACACGCACGACCTCGAGGATTTGTTCTTCGCTATGTGGCGGCGATGTGAGAAGGGAGGGGAAGTTGACCATATCACGGACTACTCAAAATCATAA
- the LOC125573327 gene encoding uncharacterized protein LOC125573327, with the protein MWPSNLCLAQTLRFMYYFTKFMTFWWPSNRQFVGVLDGELVGSHAESTNSSSPSRLVYSSAYLKSISKTQKKQVLPKDLWQELNSLGIRKPFRSKRKRRPLNSGHPVLDSTGIPPLSETSAAPPSQTGVGIDYSRIAPAKPSIPNIMICNLRSLAPKVEELECVMEHNGVDIACITETWLSDEISDSQVSLKDFTLFRKDRPSHAGGIAAYIRSVIPCVRLSEAELSGAVSETMWIHVKPFRLPRSVSTILIGVIYHPPHASAEDNNMLYSHVQETVDRFLRSHPEALVCVTGDFNPTSTKISPVPFKRSAGLTQTVNVLTRDTGTLDWCLTNNPKCLQVPKQLPKIGRSDHYGVLIQQAPPSQKGVKCTITKRDTRDSALRGFGSWITSFSWDEVYCLDNCKEKFELFYQILSDAISQFLPLKTFRVHSTDKPWISTKTKSFVVRRQHALVRYGKDSPAFKMWRNKVQKAISSAKKSFYNSKVKNLKESSVGKWWKEIKNLSGVSDDSGQWYLQLVDGLIIDSVDSLCDKINDFFTCSQRHGKQN; encoded by the exons ATGTGGCCTTCGAACCTTTGCTTGGCTCAGACACTGAGGTTTATGTACTATTTCACCAAGTTCATGACCTTTTGGTGGCCTAGTAATCGTCAGTTTGTTGGTGTGCTCGATGGGGAACTCGTTGGCAGCCATGCTGAATCAACAAATTCATCATCCCCGAGTAGACTTGTCTACAGCAGCGCCTATCTCAAGTCAATAAGCAAGACTCAAAAAAAGCAAGTGCTCCCCAAAGATCTGTGGCAGGAGCTCAACTCCCTTGGAATTAGGAAACCATTTAGATCGAAACGAAAGCGACGGCCATTAAATTCCGGTCACCCTGTGTTGGACTCAACAGGAATCCCGCCTTTGTCTGAGACATCTGCGGCGCCCCCTAGTCAAACTGGAGTTGGCATCGACTACTCGCGAATTGCACCGGCTAAACCGTCTATACCCAACATCATGATTTGTAATCTTCGCTCCTTAGCCCCAAAAGTGGAAGAACTCGAGTGCGTAATGGAGCATAACGGCGTTGATATTGCCTGCATTACGGAAACGTGGCTGTCTGATGAGATCTCTGATTCCCAAGTGTCCCTGAAGGATTTTACACTCTTTCGGAAAGATCGCCCATCTCACGCTGGTGGAATAGCAGCCTATATTAGATCCGTTATTCCCTGTGTACGGTTGTCGGAGGCTGAACTCTCAGGTGCTGTTTCGGAGACAATGTGGATCCACGTCAAACCATTCCGGCTTCCTAGATCGGTGTCCACCATTCTCATAGGAGTCATATATCACCCTCCTCATGCATCTGCGGAGGATAATAACATGTTGTATTCACATGTTCAGGAGACTGTTGACCGTTTTTTGCGGTCTCACCCTGAAGCTTTGGTTTGTGTGACTGGTGACTTTAATCCTACATCGACCAAAATTTCACCTGTGCCGTTCAAGAGATCCGCCGGCCTCACCCAAACTGTGAATGTCTTAACCCGCGATACTGGGACACTGGATTGGTGCCTGACTAACAATCCTAAATGCCTCCAAGTTCCCAAACAGCTCCCAAAAATTGGCCGCAGCGATCATTACGGCGTTCTTATTCAACAAGCCCCGCCAAGTCAAAAGGGTGTCAAATGCACGATAACCAAACGAGACACGAGGGACAGCGCCCTGCGGGGGTTTGGAAGTTGGATTACGTCATTTTCTTGGGATGAGGTATATTGTCTTGACAATTGCAAGGAAAAGTTCGAACTTTTCTATCAGATCCTGTCAGATGCGATAAGCCAATTCCTGCCACTCAAGACGTTCCGCGTCCATTCCACGGACAAGCCTTGGATTTCGACAAAAACGAAATCCTTTGTCGTCCGAAGACAGCATGCCCTTGTGCGGTATGGAAAGGACTCTCCAGCATTCAAAATGTGGAGGAATAAAGTTCAAAAGGCTATTTCATCTGCCAAAAAGTCCTTCTACAATAGCAAGGTCAAAAATCTTAAGGAGTCCAGTGTAGGGAAGTGGTGGAAGGAGATAAAGAATCTTTCTGGAGTTTCTGATGATTCTGGGCAGTGGTACCTCCAACTGGTTGATGGTCTGATTATTGACTCCGTTGACTCCCTGTGTGACAAGATCAATGACTTTTTT ACCTGCTCGCAACGCCATGGGAAGCAGAATTAG